A window of the Gemmatimonadota bacterium genome harbors these coding sequences:
- a CDS encoding efflux RND transporter permease subunit, which translates to MIRASLKRPVAVTMIYTAIALLGAFAWRNIPLELLPDTSFPRLTVTASWSGASPETVEAFLTAPLEAAIDRVRGVERIESTSQEGFSRIAVEFDRDTDMDFARIDLSERLASLEETLPDGTSRPTVQVYVPQEFESQQTTFLTYTFWGPYTLEALREHIDEVIAPELRRIEGVAEVYAYGGRRRNLEISLDPDAVAALGLNQVAVRRAILELDLVREAGAVRESGDQRTITIVNRPETADEIANAVVASPGGTIVRVADVARVYDGYEERTSHNRINRQPASTFQVLREPGVNAVRVAEEVKARLAELAVLNPYGTRLELGEDESRSINDQMSELRDRALLGAVAIFFGLFLFLRSLRSPALIFATIAFSVLVALNLIYFGGLTLNVLTLMGLAMGFGLIVDNSIVVMENIFRRWQRGESHREAGVNGAKEVALAIFASTLTTLIVFIPFVYMQGELRILYVPLAIVVGLTLAASIFVAFTFIPSLTTRMLRRSDRALARANARVPFYLRFYRDLVGFAVRRPWAAIGFTVLVFAGSYYLFDQNVTRGRIFNFGGYGNQTYIDIRVELPRGANLERTDMLVKYFEDRLAEMPEVKQFTSRVGQTDGSIRVTFPEELENTHVPVVIKEQLTGLSYTFTGAEVRVYGYGPSFYGGGGGAPQYGMTVTGYNYERVRDIAEALGDRLRRISRIRDVDTNSSGGWFTRDKASEYAVWIDRDRVGQLGFTVNEIVSQLRTAIRGGESSASRIKLGGDEIQYSIKLEGASMIDVVGLREALLETADGRRVRAGDVVHIEQRDVLATIRRVNQQYERRVAYEFRGPPKLGNRVHESVIESTELPVGYEVSDDRRGFRISADEQRQVNLVIAIAFVLVFMVTAALFESFLQPLCVMLTVPMALIGVFLIFFLTGEGFTREAYVGVIMMFGIVVNNAILLVDHINRVRAREPHLGLHEAIIAGTSERVRPILMTTTTTVLGLIPLVVFGGAGTSNIWDALALVLIGGLLSSTLFVLTATPALYGLFERLRERMVGGERPPSAAGTALPASAAEA; encoded by the coding sequence ATGATCCGAGCCAGCCTGAAACGACCCGTCGCCGTGACGATGATCTACACGGCGATAGCGCTGCTCGGGGCCTTCGCCTGGCGCAACATTCCGCTCGAGCTGCTTCCCGACACCTCCTTCCCCAGGCTCACGGTCACCGCAAGCTGGTCCGGCGCGTCGCCCGAGACCGTGGAAGCGTTCCTGACCGCCCCGCTGGAGGCGGCGATCGATCGCGTGCGCGGAGTCGAGCGCATCGAGTCGACCTCGCAGGAGGGCTTTTCGAGAATCGCCGTGGAGTTCGACCGCGACACCGACATGGATTTCGCCCGCATCGATCTCTCGGAGCGTCTGGCCTCGCTGGAGGAGACGCTGCCGGACGGAACGAGCCGGCCGACCGTTCAGGTATACGTGCCACAGGAATTCGAGTCCCAGCAGACGACCTTCCTGACCTACACCTTCTGGGGACCGTACACGCTCGAGGCCCTGCGCGAACACATCGACGAGGTGATCGCCCCGGAGCTCAGGAGGATCGAGGGGGTGGCCGAGGTCTACGCATACGGCGGACGTCGTCGCAATCTCGAGATAAGCCTCGATCCCGACGCCGTGGCGGCCCTCGGTCTCAACCAGGTCGCGGTCAGGAGAGCTATTCTCGAGCTGGATCTGGTCCGGGAGGCCGGCGCGGTGCGCGAGAGCGGGGATCAGCGCACGATCACCATCGTAAACCGCCCCGAAACCGCCGACGAGATCGCCAACGCCGTGGTCGCATCGCCCGGAGGGACGATCGTGCGGGTCGCGGACGTCGCCCGGGTCTACGACGGATACGAGGAACGCACTTCCCACAACCGCATCAACAGGCAGCCTGCGTCGACCTTCCAGGTGTTAAGGGAACCTGGGGTGAACGCCGTGCGCGTCGCCGAGGAGGTCAAGGCCCGCCTCGCGGAGCTCGCCGTCCTGAATCCCTACGGGACTCGGCTGGAACTCGGGGAGGACGAGAGCCGCTCGATCAACGACCAGATGAGCGAGCTGCGGGATCGGGCTCTCCTGGGCGCGGTGGCGATCTTCTTCGGACTCTTCCTTTTCCTGCGCTCGCTGCGTTCGCCCGCTCTGATCTTCGCCACCATAGCCTTCAGCGTACTCGTCGCGCTCAACCTCATCTACTTCGGCGGCCTCACTCTGAACGTTCTCACGCTCATGGGGCTTGCGATGGGCTTCGGCCTCATCGTCGACAACTCCATAGTGGTCATGGAGAACATCTTTCGCCGTTGGCAGCGGGGCGAAAGCCACAGGGAGGCGGGCGTCAACGGCGCCAAGGAGGTGGCGCTCGCCATCTTCGCCTCGACGCTCACCACGCTGATCGTCTTCATTCCGTTCGTCTACATGCAGGGCGAGCTCAGAATACTGTACGTGCCGCTTGCCATAGTCGTGGGGCTCACACTCGCCGCCTCGATCTTCGTCGCCTTCACCTTCATCCCGTCGCTGACCACACGCATGCTGAGGCGTTCGGACCGGGCGCTCGCGCGGGCTAACGCAAGGGTGCCGTTCTACCTGCGCTTCTACAGGGACCTGGTGGGGTTCGCGGTCCGCCGTCCCTGGGCGGCCATCGGATTCACGGTGCTGGTGTTCGCCGGCTCCTACTACCTTTTCGACCAAAACGTCACCCGCGGCCGAATCTTTAATTTCGGTGGATACGGAAACCAGACCTACATCGATATCCGCGTGGAGCTGCCGCGCGGAGCCAATCTCGAACGCACCGACATGCTTGTGAAGTACTTCGAAGATCGGCTCGCCGAGATGCCGGAAGTGAAGCAGTTCACTTCGCGGGTCGGGCAGACCGACGGATCGATCCGCGTGACCTTCCCGGAGGAGCTCGAGAATACCCACGTGCCCGTCGTGATCAAGGAGCAGCTCACCGGTCTCTCCTACACCTTCACCGGCGCCGAGGTCAGAGTTTACGGTTACGGGCCCTCCTTCTACGGCGGAGGGGGGGGGGCGCCGCAGTACGGTATGACGGTCACCGGTTACAACTACGAGCGCGTCCGCGACATCGCCGAGGCGCTGGGAGACAGGCTGAGACGAATTTCGCGAATTCGGGACGTGGACACGAACTCCTCGGGCGGTTGGTTCACCCGGGACAAGGCGTCGGAGTACGCGGTGTGGATCGACCGCGACCGTGTCGGACAACTGGGTTTTACGGTAAACGAGATCGTGAGCCAACTGCGGACCGCGATCCGGGGAGGTGAGTCGAGCGCCAGTCGAATCAAGCTTGGAGGCGACGAAATCCAGTACTCCATCAAGCTCGAAGGCGCGAGCATGATCGACGTCGTCGGGCTGCGCGAAGCCCTGCTTGAGACCGCCGACGGCCGCAGAGTCAGGGCCGGGGATGTGGTCCACATCGAGCAGCGGGACGTCCTGGCGACCATCAGGAGGGTGAATCAGCAGTACGAGCGCCGCGTCGCCTACGAATTTCGCGGACCTCCCAAGCTCGGCAACCGAGTGCACGAGAGCGTAATCGAGTCTACGGAGCTCCCGGTGGGATACGAGGTCTCGGACGACCGGCGCGGCTTTCGCATATCGGCCGACGAACAAAGACAGGTCAACCTGGTGATCGCCATCGCCTTCGTGCTCGTCTTCATGGTGACGGCGGCGCTCTTCGAGTCCTTCCTGCAGCCGCTCTGCGTGATGCTGACCGTGCCCATGGCGCTTATCGGGGTCTTTCTGATCTTCTTTCTCACCGGAGAGGGTTTCACGAGGGAGGCTTACGTCGGGGTCATCATGATGTTCGGCATCGTGGTGAACAACGCGATACTCCTCGTGGACCATATCAACCGGGTCCGTGCGCGCGAACCCCATCTCGGCTTGCATGAGGCGATCATCGCCGGGACCTCCGAGCGTGTCCGTCCTATCCTGATGACCACGACCACGACGGTGCTGGGTCTGATCCCGCTCGTGGTTTTCGGAGGCGCGGGCACCTCGAACATCTGGGACGCGCTGGCGCTTGTTCTGATAGGCGGCCTGCTCTCCTCGACCCTCTTCGTACTCACGGCCACACCCGCCCTCTACGGTCTCTTCGAGAGATTGCGCGAGCGGATGGTCGGCGGCGAGCGGCCACCGAGTGCGGCCGGGACGGCCCTGCCTGCTTCCGCCGCCGAAGCTTGA
- a CDS encoding TolC family protein — protein MRIGTRLGRPARSGASVQVTLFGAGTLAILLAAAAPTRAMALQSAAAESADTVHLTLEQAISEALTNNPTYRRAENDLRLNPVESRRTLFDQLLPQTRLSLFNTNFSGNLQRIATDNFGDPISRPDARWTYFSGTTQSLSVGWQTQGLDVFHRHRGQQLTNRGRDLSLRRADLNLKVAVERFYLEVLRQVAVVEAETALVEARANDLEAAQELYALALRSRVDVLQAELAVEQQRATLHRAQGDYDQAVLALASYIGADPSNTFVLPDAPTPAFDPSAFDADELVARALDGNPSMREARHSLAQARLGLDRTKTRWWPNLSLSANVYRRSQGTERTSLFDFSFDEDLDYSFYVGLSFPFLDNFFGDQVNDESASVSYVNQAEAERETRLEVERTVRSALLALENQWQTLTLEEEAHRIAVEALELAREEYRLGARSFTDLRAGIEAEATARRSVITAGFSFHEALISLEEAVAGPIRAETPSGN, from the coding sequence ATGCGCATCGGAACACGCCTTGGAAGGCCGGCCCGGTCCGGGGCCTCGGTCCAGGTGACTCTTTTCGGGGCCGGAACGCTCGCCATTTTACTGGCCGCAGCGGCACCCACCAGAGCGATGGCCCTCCAGTCGGCCGCGGCGGAGTCCGCCGACACCGTGCACCTCACGCTCGAACAGGCGATCTCGGAAGCGCTCACCAACAACCCGACCTACCGCAGAGCCGAGAACGATCTCCGTCTGAACCCGGTGGAGAGTCGCAGAACGCTCTTCGATCAACTCCTACCGCAGACCCGCCTCTCGCTATTCAACACGAACTTCTCCGGGAACCTCCAGCGTATCGCCACCGACAACTTCGGCGATCCGATCTCGCGCCCCGACGCGAGATGGACCTACTTCTCGGGAACCACCCAGTCGCTAAGCGTGGGCTGGCAGACCCAGGGGCTCGACGTGTTCCACCGGCATCGCGGCCAGCAGCTCACCAACCGCGGACGCGACCTTTCACTGCGGAGAGCCGACCTCAACCTCAAGGTCGCGGTCGAGAGGTTCTATCTCGAGGTGCTCAGACAGGTGGCGGTCGTGGAAGCGGAGACCGCCTTGGTGGAGGCTCGCGCAAACGACCTCGAGGCGGCGCAGGAGCTCTACGCGCTCGCGCTCAGGTCCCGCGTGGACGTTCTCCAAGCGGAGCTCGCGGTCGAGCAGCAACGGGCGACTTTGCACCGAGCTCAGGGCGACTACGATCAGGCCGTTCTCGCGCTGGCGTCCTACATCGGGGCCGATCCCTCCAACACCTTCGTCCTGCCTGACGCTCCCACGCCGGCGTTCGACCCCTCGGCGTTCGACGCGGACGAGCTTGTCGCGCGCGCCTTGGACGGGAACCCCAGCATGCGGGAGGCCAGGCATTCGCTCGCCCAGGCGAGACTGGGCCTGGACCGGACGAAAACCCGCTGGTGGCCCAACCTCTCCCTCAGCGCAAATGTCTACCGGCGGTCGCAGGGCACCGAGCGCACCTCGCTCTTCGATTTCAGCTTCGACGAGGATCTCGACTACAGCTTCTACGTCGGGCTCTCCTTTCCCTTCCTCGACAATTTCTTCGGCGATCAGGTGAACGACGAGAGCGCTTCGGTTTCGTACGTCAACCAGGCGGAGGCGGAACGCGAGACGCGGCTGGAGGTCGAACGCACCGTGAGGAGTGCCCTTCTGGCTCTGGAAAACCAGTGGCAGACGCTGACGCTCGAGGAGGAGGCGCATCGGATCGCGGTCGAAGCGCTGGAACTGGCCCGCGAGGAGTATAGGTTGGGTGCGCGTTCATTTACCGACCTGCGCGCCGGCATCGAAGCCGAGGCCACGGCCCGCAGGAGCGTGATCACGGCGGGGTTCTCCTTCCACGAAGCCCTTATCTCCCTGGAGGAGGCGGTCGCCGGGCCGATCAGGGCGGAAACGCCGAGCGGAAACTAG
- a CDS encoding glutamine--tRNA ligase/YqeY domain fusion protein: protein MEPLDFIRARIREDVAAGLNDGKVVTRFPPEPNGYLHLGHVKAICLDFEVAREYGGPCRLRFDDTNPGTEREEYARAIAEDIRWLGFRWEGEPRYASDYFEQMYAWAEGLVEAGDAYVDSQSLDEIREQRGTVTEPGTESPWRDRPVAENLDFLRRMRAGEFPDGAHVLRARIDMSHPNMLMRDPVLYRIRHKRHFRRGDAWCIYPMYDFAHCLGDAIEGVTHSFCTLEFDNNREIYDWIIDRVPPPGPRPRQYEFARFELEGTVLSKRRIRPLIESGAVDGWDDPRLDTIRGLRRRGVPAEALKSLMRMVGVTKVNTRVDRGKFNYAVRSALDPVAPRVMAVLRPLRLSVRGLVPASIPAPRHPDRAEMGTREVPMGAELFIECTDFDEKPHPDFRRLTPGGVVRLRHGPVVRCDDFVRGEDGKVAKIFASVAEEGARPRATIHWVSVVDSLDAEVRLYGELFTDAEEGVVNPDSLEVVRAKVEPTVAEDQDDTRYQFERQGYFRRDPCAAEEVEAKGIKPLVFNRIVTLADEPRRPLDEVKVRAADEIEHDRVLEWNNEAASLIGRIDGWRRTPNPPASNDPTPAAGSPRALLVRFDTALAALRASLSEGIPSADGEGSDGISTASDPSDAAPNLTEAVAKLTAAVHEVGRLAGELPLNLPLRSHPEYAVSRSEKAVRATAGAINVFWSRMSRGGEKANRTEDTLRSLERASAGLTGLGDRLGKLREELTDMLDDDADLSAEDAELARLALELRKRAERSQAPPRTEHLDLVTRTAEGVSFLVRGAGRPGDALSRIVTWAATELRGVLAGGGYANPPFPPRELNLLSNLVDDGKLTAAAAKQVLSRLAEHGGTVEQAVAELDLDRRESPERVRKAVGRALADHPDKVAEYRAGRKALLGMFMGEVIGSMGRGVDPKAVREELILRLK, encoded by the coding sequence ATGGAACCGCTCGATTTCATCCGTGCACGGATTCGTGAAGATGTCGCCGCCGGTCTGAACGACGGCAAGGTGGTGACGCGCTTCCCTCCGGAACCGAACGGATACCTCCACCTGGGGCATGTGAAGGCGATCTGCCTCGACTTCGAGGTGGCGCGCGAATACGGGGGGCCGTGCAGGCTCCGCTTCGACGACACCAACCCGGGCACGGAGCGAGAGGAGTACGCCCGGGCCATCGCCGAGGACATCCGCTGGCTCGGCTTCCGCTGGGAGGGAGAGCCGCGGTACGCGTCCGACTACTTCGAGCAGATGTACGCGTGGGCCGAGGGACTCGTCGAGGCCGGCGACGCCTACGTCGATTCGCAGTCGCTCGACGAGATTCGCGAACAACGGGGCACGGTGACCGAGCCGGGCACGGAGAGTCCGTGGCGCGACCGCCCGGTCGCGGAGAACCTCGATTTCCTTCGTCGAATGCGGGCGGGCGAATTTCCCGACGGCGCGCACGTGCTGCGGGCGCGCATCGACATGTCGCACCCGAACATGCTCATGCGCGACCCGGTGCTCTACCGGATTCGTCACAAGCGCCACTTTAGGCGAGGAGACGCCTGGTGCATCTACCCGATGTACGACTTCGCCCACTGCCTGGGCGACGCCATCGAAGGCGTGACCCACTCCTTCTGCACGCTCGAGTTCGATAACAACCGCGAGATCTACGACTGGATCATCGATCGGGTGCCCCCGCCGGGACCGCGTCCGCGACAGTACGAATTCGCCCGTTTCGAACTCGAAGGCACGGTGCTATCCAAGCGACGCATCCGCCCGCTGATCGAGTCGGGAGCCGTGGACGGCTGGGACGATCCCCGGCTCGACACCATCCGAGGACTTCGTCGTCGCGGAGTTCCCGCCGAAGCTCTGAAGAGCCTGATGCGCATGGTCGGCGTGACCAAGGTCAACACCCGCGTGGACCGCGGCAAGTTCAACTATGCGGTGCGGAGCGCGCTCGATCCCGTGGCTCCGCGGGTCATGGCGGTGCTCCGTCCCCTCCGGCTGAGCGTCCGCGGCCTCGTTCCCGCCTCGATCCCGGCCCCACGCCACCCAGATCGCGCCGAAATGGGTACTCGTGAAGTGCCGATGGGCGCCGAGCTCTTCATCGAGTGCACCGACTTCGACGAGAAACCGCACCCCGATTTCCGCAGGCTGACCCCCGGCGGTGTTGTGAGGCTGCGCCACGGTCCGGTCGTCCGCTGCGACGACTTTGTGCGCGGAGAGGACGGCAAGGTCGCGAAGATCTTCGCTTCGGTCGCTGAAGAGGGAGCTCGTCCGAGAGCCACCATCCACTGGGTGAGCGTCGTCGACTCGCTCGATGCGGAGGTCCGGCTTTACGGCGAGCTCTTTACGGACGCGGAGGAGGGCGTCGTCAACCCCGACTCGCTCGAAGTGGTACGCGCCAAGGTCGAACCGACGGTGGCCGAGGATCAGGACGACACCCGCTACCAGTTCGAGCGACAGGGCTACTTCCGGCGCGACCCCTGTGCCGCGGAAGAGGTTGAGGCGAAAGGTATCAAACCGTTGGTGTTCAACAGGATAGTTACTTTGGCCGATGAGCCGCGTCGACCTCTAGACGAGGTCAAAGTCAGGGCGGCGGACGAGATCGAGCATGACCGGGTTCTCGAATGGAATAACGAGGCCGCTTCACTGATCGGCCGGATCGACGGATGGAGACGCACCCCCAACCCCCCAGCCTCTAACGACCCCACGCCCGCCGCCGGCAGCCCGCGGGCTCTTCTCGTCCGCTTCGACACCGCCCTCGCTGCGCTCAGGGCCTCTCTCAGCGAAGGAATCCCGAGCGCTGACGGCGAAGGGAGCGACGGCATCTCGACCGCTTCGGACCCATCCGACGCTGCACCCAACCTCACCGAGGCGGTCGCAAAACTGACGGCCGCCGTCCACGAAGTCGGTCGGCTAGCCGGCGAGCTGCCTCTGAACCTTCCGCTGCGGTCCCACCCCGAGTACGCGGTGTCGCGGTCGGAAAAGGCGGTCCGGGCAACTGCCGGGGCCATCAACGTCTTCTGGTCCCGGATGTCGCGCGGGGGTGAAAAGGCGAACCGAACGGAGGACACGCTGCGGAGTCTTGAAAGGGCGTCGGCGGGGCTGACGGGACTGGGAGATCGGCTCGGTAAGCTCCGTGAAGAATTGACCGACATGCTCGACGACGACGCCGACCTCTCGGCCGAGGACGCGGAACTGGCCAGGCTGGCGCTGGAGCTGCGGAAGCGTGCCGAAAGGAGTCAGGCGCCTCCAAGGACCGAACACCTCGATCTCGTGACGCGGACGGCCGAAGGCGTCTCCTTTCTGGTTCGGGGAGCGGGAAGACCCGGCGACGCGTTGAGTCGCATCGTCACCTGGGCTGCCACCGAACTGAGGGGAGTCCTCGCCGGCGGGGGCTACGCCAACCCGCCTTTCCCCCCGAGGGAGCTCAACCTGCTCTCCAACCTCGTCGACGACGGCAAATTGACCGCCGCCGCCGCCAAACAGGTGCTTTCACGTCTGGCCGAGCACGGCGGTACCGTCGAGCAGGCGGTCGCCGAGCTCGACCTGGATCGGCGCGAAAGCCCCGAACGGGTTCGCAAAGCCGTCGGACGGGCTCTCGCCGACCACCCCGACAAGGTAGCCGAGTACCGGGCCGGCCGGAAGGCCCTTCTGGGCATGTTCATGGGCGAGGTTATCGGATCGATGGGCCGGGGCGTCGACCCCAAGGCCGTCCGGGAGGAGCTGATCCTTCGGCTGAAATGA
- a CDS encoding efflux RND transporter permease subunit codes for MASFPEIATRRPVAVWMLFLAVVFLGIISYSRLPTDLLPDISYPRLVIFTSYPDVAPAEIERLVTEPVEAAAAAIPGVADSESVSREGVSLVTLDLRWGTDMDFAMLNLRERMDNVRGGLPESATRPTILRVDPESEPVMTVSVSGGADLWETKELAETVFRRRLEQLEGVAQVAVTGGLDREIQVNVDRALSEAYGISPAQIAQALASANVSSPGGSIMQGRYRYPVRMLGEFQTVEEIRDVIVARETPPAVEGEPNPPFREVRLSDVAEVVDGFADRESVARYDGVESVGLLVFKEAGANTVIVAELVEESLAILGEEYTGVRLDVANSQAGFISDSIDNVVNALVLGGVLAFVVLFFFLRDPRYPVAIALAIPVSVVGTFALMEAFDTSLNIMSLGGLALGVGMLVDNSIVVLENIFRHREELGKGMMAAAADGAREVQGAITASTLTTISVFGPIVYVEGVAGELFEDLSLVVAFSLLTSLVVALSLLPSIASRFALAERKKMKAEVPERAPGRWWTKLGRASLFVLLLLPRAVIALVRFVVALLRFWAGVAARILDPISAAFDRGFEKVASRYHAVLEWSLDRAAAVFLGCVLALAGSAALALSLPRDLLPSVDQGAFSLRLEMEEGTALDATLETASTIEDFARSDPSVDAVFSTVGRDVRAYAENADATGLHTADLQVRLRDGQPTGPVAQRMRSLAGGLPSGDLSVETGQVTSLGAVLGGSEADVAIRIFAEDLDAAYVLAEEVVERLDGAASLGNVRIGSERGQPQIQIEIDHDACASYGISPQAVSEAVGNAMQGNVATEFVDFDRKIRVVVRFPDELRYSRETLDDILVQGVPVRELVHIRDALGPAEIRRQDQGRVIPVYADVVSGGLDQAIAEVNGLLAHIPQSSRLRWEVGGENEEMRRSFRDLTFAFLLALLLVYMILAAQFESFLQPLTILTAVPLALVGAVALLAATGNGLNTMSLIGVVILVGIVVNDAIVKVDFINQARSAGMGLRAAILEAGRVRLRPIVMTTVTTVLGLVPMALGIGRGSDLRAPMAIAVIGGLVLATALTLIVVPVVYQTTQLAGRAISRAVRGNAVGELQETG; via the coding sequence ATGGCCTCCTTCCCGGAGATCGCCACGCGCAGACCGGTCGCGGTCTGGATGCTCTTCCTGGCCGTGGTTTTTCTGGGGATCATCTCGTACAGCCGTCTGCCCACCGACCTGCTGCCGGACATCTCGTATCCGCGCCTGGTGATCTTCACCTCGTATCCGGACGTCGCTCCCGCGGAGATCGAGCGTCTGGTGACCGAGCCGGTGGAGGCCGCCGCCGCCGCCATTCCCGGCGTGGCGGACAGCGAGTCGGTTTCCCGCGAGGGTGTGAGCCTGGTGACGCTCGACCTGCGCTGGGGAACGGACATGGACTTCGCCATGCTCAACCTCCGCGAGCGGATGGACAACGTGCGCGGCGGACTGCCCGAGAGCGCCACCCGGCCGACGATCCTGCGGGTCGATCCCGAATCGGAGCCCGTCATGACCGTATCGGTCTCCGGTGGCGCGGATCTGTGGGAGACCAAGGAGCTCGCCGAAACCGTCTTCCGGCGCAGGCTGGAGCAACTCGAGGGCGTGGCTCAGGTCGCCGTGACCGGAGGCCTTGATCGCGAGATCCAGGTGAACGTCGACCGCGCTCTTTCCGAGGCCTACGGAATTTCACCGGCGCAGATAGCCCAGGCCCTCGCGTCGGCCAACGTGAGCTCGCCGGGCGGGAGCATAATGCAGGGCCGGTACCGCTACCCGGTGCGCATGCTCGGCGAGTTCCAGACTGTCGAGGAGATCCGCGACGTGATCGTGGCCCGCGAGACGCCCCCGGCGGTTGAGGGAGAGCCCAATCCGCCCTTCCGCGAGGTCAGGCTGTCCGACGTGGCGGAGGTGGTCGACGGATTCGCGGATCGGGAGTCGGTGGCCCGCTACGACGGCGTGGAGTCGGTCGGATTGCTGGTCTTCAAGGAGGCCGGCGCGAACACCGTGATCGTGGCGGAGCTCGTCGAAGAGTCCCTCGCGATCCTCGGCGAGGAGTACACCGGGGTCCGGCTCGACGTGGCGAACAGCCAGGCGGGCTTCATCTCGGACTCCATCGACAACGTGGTCAACGCGCTGGTCCTGGGTGGAGTGCTCGCCTTCGTCGTCCTCTTCTTCTTTCTGCGCGATCCGCGCTATCCGGTGGCGATCGCCCTCGCCATTCCGGTCTCGGTCGTGGGCACCTTCGCCCTCATGGAGGCCTTCGACACCTCGCTCAACATCATGAGCCTGGGCGGACTCGCCCTCGGGGTCGGCATGCTGGTCGACAACTCCATCGTGGTCCTCGAGAACATCTTCCGGCACCGGGAGGAGTTGGGGAAAGGCATGATGGCGGCGGCGGCGGACGGCGCCCGCGAGGTCCAGGGGGCGATCACCGCCTCGACGCTTACCACCATCTCCGTCTTCGGGCCGATCGTCTACGTGGAGGGAGTGGCCGGCGAGCTCTTCGAGGATCTATCTCTCGTCGTGGCCTTCTCGCTCCTGACCTCTCTCGTCGTGGCGCTGAGCCTGTTGCCCTCCATCGCCTCACGTTTCGCACTCGCCGAAAGGAAGAAGATGAAGGCGGAGGTCCCCGAGCGCGCGCCCGGCCGCTGGTGGACGAAGCTCGGTCGGGCGTCGCTCTTCGTCTTGCTGCTCCTTCCTCGGGCCGTCATCGCCCTCGTACGCTTCGTGGTCGCGCTGCTCCGTTTCTGGGCGGGTGTGGCGGCGAGGATCCTCGACCCGATCTCAGCCGCATTCGACCGAGGTTTCGAGAAAGTCGCTTCCCGCTATCATGCCGTCCTCGAATGGTCGCTCGACCGGGCCGCCGCCGTCTTCCTCGGCTGCGTCCTGGCTCTGGCCGGCTCGGCCGCCCTTGCCCTCTCGCTGCCTCGCGACCTTCTGCCCTCGGTCGACCAGGGCGCATTCTCGCTCCGTCTGGAGATGGAGGAGGGCACCGCTCTCGACGCCACTCTGGAGACGGCCTCCACGATCGAAGATTTTGCCAGGAGCGACCCGTCGGTGGACGCCGTGTTCTCGACCGTCGGACGGGATGTCCGCGCCTACGCGGAGAATGCCGACGCCACAGGGCTTCACACCGCCGACCTCCAAGTGAGGCTCCGTGACGGCCAGCCGACCGGACCGGTCGCACAGCGCATGCGCTCCTTGGCGGGGGGCCTTCCGTCGGGAGACCTCTCGGTCGAAACCGGGCAGGTGACCTCGTTGGGCGCCGTCCTGGGGGGATCCGAGGCCGACGTCGCCATCCGCATCTTCGCCGAGGATCTCGATGCCGCCTACGTTCTCGCCGAGGAGGTGGTGGAGAGGCTCGACGGCGCCGCTTCGCTCGGAAACGTGCGTATCGGCAGCGAGCGAGGTCAGCCTCAGATCCAGATCGAGATCGATCACGACGCCTGCGCCTCCTACGGCATCAGTCCGCAAGCGGTGAGCGAAGCGGTGGGAAACGCCATGCAGGGAAACGTCGCCACCGAGTTCGTCGACTTCGACCGCAAAATACGGGTGGTGGTGCGCTTTCCCGACGAACTCCGCTACTCGCGCGAGACGCTTGACGACATCCTCGTGCAGGGCGTGCCGGTACGCGAGCTAGTGCACATCCGCGACGCGTTGGGACCTGCGGAGATACGCCGTCAGGACCAGGGTCGGGTGATCCCGGTGTACGCCGATGTCGTAAGCGGCGGTCTCGACCAGGCTATAGCCGAGGTGAACGGGTTGCTGGCGCACATTCCGCAGAGCTCCCGGCTGCGCTGGGAGGTCGGGGGCGAGAACGAAGAGATGCGCCGCTCCTTCCGGGACCTCACCTTCGCGTTCCTGCTCGCTCTGCTTCTCGTCTACATGATCCTGGCGGCGCAGTTCGAGTCCTTCCTGCAACCCCTCACCATTCTGACCGCCGTGCCGCTGGCCCTCGTGGGCGCCGTGGCGCTCCTCGCCGCCACGGGGAACGGGCTCAACACCATGAGTCTGATCGGGGTGGTGATCCTGGTGGGCATCGTGGTTAACGACGCCATCGTGAAGGTCGACTTCATCAACCAGGCCCGCAGCGCCGGGATGGGGCTGCGGGCGGCCATTCTTGAGGCGGGACGGGTTCGCCTTCGCCCCATCGTCATGACCACTGTGACGACCGTGCTCGGCCTCGTGCCCATGGCGCTCGGGATAGGCCGGGGTTCGGATCTGCGGGCGCCCATGGCGATCGCGGTAATCGGCGGCCTCGTGCTCGCCACCGCTCTTACCCTGATCGTGGTGCCGGTAGTCTACCAGACCACCCAGCTCGCCGGCAGGGCGATCTCGCGTGCCGTTCGCGGGAACGCGGTCGGCGAACTTCAAGAAACGGGATGA